From Chryseobacterium shandongense, the proteins below share one genomic window:
- a CDS encoding UDP-3-O-(3-hydroxymyristoyl)glucosamine N-acyltransferase yields MTFHQPQKLRTIAEIIGAKYIGPEDFQVLGTNEIHMVRPGDIVFVNHPKYYDKALNSAATIILIDKEVECPDGKALLVSEDPFRDFNKINTHFTRIYNFTEELHDVEIGEGTHIHRSAVIGNNVKIGKNTLIFPNVVIGDRTVIGDNVVIQSNTVLGGDAFYYRKLDGNFDRLISVGNVVIGNNVEIGNGCTIDRGVTDSTVIGEGSVLDNQIQIGHDTVIGKKCLIASQTGIAGCCIIEDEVTIWGQVGIASGLRIEKGTVLLAKAGVNRDLSKGTYFGFLAEDFRTYLKKEVKLRNLK; encoded by the coding sequence ATGACGTTTCATCAACCACAAAAACTTAGAACAATTGCCGAAATTATCGGAGCTAAATATATTGGCCCCGAAGATTTTCAGGTGCTGGGAACCAATGAAATACATATGGTTCGACCAGGAGATATTGTTTTTGTAAACCATCCTAAATATTACGATAAAGCTCTGAATTCCGCAGCCACTATTATCCTTATCGATAAAGAAGTAGAGTGCCCCGACGGTAAGGCTCTTCTGGTTTCTGAAGATCCTTTCCGGGATTTTAATAAAATCAATACCCACTTTACAAGAATCTATAACTTCACGGAAGAACTTCACGACGTTGAAATTGGTGAAGGAACGCATATTCACCGTTCTGCAGTAATCGGAAACAATGTAAAAATCGGAAAGAATACGCTTATCTTTCCTAATGTAGTGATCGGCGACAGAACAGTAATTGGCGATAATGTTGTTATCCAGTCGAATACAGTATTGGGAGGTGACGCATTTTACTACAGAAAATTAGATGGAAATTTTGACCGCCTGATTTCGGTTGGAAATGTTGTGATCGGGAACAATGTTGAAATAGGAAACGGATGTACGATAGACAGAGGAGTGACAGACTCTACGGTTATCGGAGAGGGATCAGTGTTGGACAACCAGATTCAGATCGGACATGATACCGTAATCGGAAAAAAATGTCTTATTGCTTCCCAAACAGGAATCGCGGGCTGCTGTATCATTGAAGATGAAGTTACTATTTGGGGACAGGTCGGGATTGCATCAGGTCTCAGAATAGAAAAAGGTACAGTTTTGCTCGCCAAAGCAGGAGTAAACCGGGATTTGTCTAAAGGAACATACTTTGGTTTCCTTGCAGAAGACTTTAGAACCTATCTGAAAAAAGAGGTTAAACTGAGAAATCTCAAATAA
- the lpxD gene encoding UDP-3-O-(3-hydroxymyristoyl)glucosamine N-acyltransferase, whose translation MEFTASQIASFIDGKIIGDENALITGVSPIESGETGHLSFIAQDRFTHYLDNSKCSVIIVSESLITKDSYNPTIISVKDAYLSFQILMNLYQEMQGRKEGIENGSSIHDTAIIGDKAYIGAFTYVSEKAKIGEGSQIYPQVYIGKGVKIGKNCKIDSGARIYDYCIIGDNCVIHSNTVIGGDGFGFQPTSEGFKKIPQLGNVIIEDDVEIGSNCSIDRATIGSTVIGKGTKIDNLIQIAHNVKIGKNNVIAAQAGIAGSTNIGDWNQIGGQVGIVGHIKIGNQVKIQAQSGVNSSINDKETLYGSPAINYNDYLRNYIHFRNFTEIVNRIKNLENNSKD comes from the coding sequence ATGGAATTTACAGCTTCGCAAATTGCAAGTTTTATTGACGGAAAAATAATAGGTGACGAGAATGCACTTATTACAGGAGTTTCACCTATTGAAAGCGGAGAAACAGGGCATCTTTCTTTTATAGCGCAAGATAGATTTACGCATTATCTGGATAACTCGAAATGCTCTGTTATCATTGTTTCAGAAAGTCTTATAACCAAAGATTCTTATAATCCTACCATTATATCGGTGAAAGATGCCTATCTTTCCTTCCAGATACTCATGAACCTCTACCAGGAAATGCAGGGTAGAAAAGAAGGTATCGAAAATGGCTCTTCAATCCACGATACAGCCATAATCGGTGATAAAGCTTATATCGGAGCTTTCACTTATGTTTCGGAAAAAGCGAAGATCGGAGAGGGATCACAGATTTATCCTCAAGTTTATATTGGGAAAGGAGTGAAGATCGGTAAAAACTGTAAAATAGACAGTGGTGCACGGATCTATGACTACTGCATTATCGGAGACAATTGTGTAATTCATTCCAATACAGTAATCGGTGGAGATGGATTCGGCTTTCAGCCGACATCGGAAGGCTTCAAAAAAATTCCGCAGCTCGGAAATGTTATCATTGAAGATGATGTGGAAATTGGTTCAAATTGTAGTATTGACCGAGCAACAATTGGTTCTACCGTTATAGGAAAAGGGACAAAAATTGATAACCTGATTCAAATCGCGCACAATGTTAAAATAGGAAAAAATAATGTAATAGCGGCACAGGCCGGTATTGCAGGATCTACAAACATCGGAGACTGGAATCAGATAGGCGGACAGGTTGGTATTGTAGGTCATATTAAAATAGGAAACCAGGTGAAAATTCAGGCTCAAAGCGGGGTGAATTCAAGCATCAATGATAAAGAAACACTGTACGGCTCACCGGCAATTAATTATAATGATTATCTGAGGAACTATATTCATTTCAGAAACTTTACTGAAATCGTTAACAGAATAAAAAATCTTGAGAATAACTCAAAAGATTAA
- a CDS encoding ABC transporter permease, producing MNNIFLITKREFLTQVKKKSFIILTILAPILLIAFGAVIGLMFKANESHSVIEVVDKSGLFCNQLKSSDQLKYVFVSAADEKSKIENLKDNESLDGILILPELKNDNFNDLQKNTRLIVNSKIGFDTKQKIVSDIIEIIKKEKIKQLGISESQLINLDKSFTLKTINVSENNKEDSDLAFGVKSGLSILLMYVTFMFIIIYGVRVMRSVLEEKNNRVVEIIISSVKPFELMMGKILGVTLVALTQFVVWITMSVIGALVLNTGFSSIQKNIPGGNEELTDKLDITQIATQVSHSLLELNFPLIIFVFIVFFLLGYIFYSSIYAAIGSAVDNETETQQFTLFAILPLMLGMYGSFSLMNNPDGPLGFWLSIIPFTSPVAMIARIPFGVPAWQIALSIALLLGTTIFMIFLAGKIYRVGILMYGNKATLKELWKWIKG from the coding sequence ATGAATAATATTTTTTTAATTACAAAAAGGGAATTCCTGACGCAGGTTAAGAAGAAATCTTTCATTATACTTACAATTCTTGCTCCTATTCTTCTTATCGCTTTCGGAGCGGTAATCGGTCTTATGTTTAAGGCTAATGAATCTCACAGCGTCATTGAAGTGGTGGATAAAAGCGGGTTATTTTGCAATCAGCTGAAATCTTCCGACCAATTGAAGTATGTGTTTGTTTCGGCAGCAGACGAAAAGTCAAAAATCGAAAATCTGAAAGACAATGAGTCGTTAGACGGCATTTTGATTTTACCGGAACTCAAAAATGATAATTTTAATGATCTTCAGAAAAATACGAGGCTTATCGTTAACAGCAAAATAGGCTTTGATACAAAGCAGAAAATAGTTTCTGATATTATTGAGATCATTAAGAAAGAAAAAATAAAGCAATTAGGTATTTCGGAAAGCCAGCTCATCAATCTTGATAAGAGTTTTACTCTGAAAACAATTAATGTTTCTGAAAATAACAAGGAAGATTCTGACCTTGCTTTTGGGGTAAAAAGTGGATTGAGCATACTTCTGATGTATGTTACGTTCATGTTTATTATCATCTATGGCGTTCGTGTGATGCGCAGCGTGCTTGAAGAAAAAAACAACCGTGTTGTAGAGATCATCATATCTTCGGTGAAACCTTTTGAGCTGATGATGGGTAAAATTTTAGGAGTAACGCTTGTCGCTTTAACACAGTTTGTTGTCTGGATCACCATGTCTGTAATCGGGGCACTGGTTTTGAATACCGGATTTTCCTCTATTCAGAAAAATATTCCCGGCGGAAATGAAGAACTTACTGATAAGCTTGATATTACTCAAATTGCCACCCAAGTTTCCCATAGTTTACTAGAGCTCAATTTCCCTCTTATTATCTTTGTTTTTATTGTATTTTTCCTTTTGGGGTATATTTTTTACAGTTCCATATATGCAGCCATTGGATCTGCGGTTGATAATGAGACGGAGACACAACAGTTTACCCTGTTTGCTATTCTTCCTTTAATGTTAGGAATGTATGGTAGTTTTTCCTTAATGAATAATCCGGATGGCCCACTCGGTTTCTGGCTTTCAATTATCCCTTTCACCTCTCCGGTTGCCATGATTGCGCGAATACCTTTCGGCGTACCGGCATGGCAGATTGCCTTATCAATTGCCTTACTTCTTGGGACAACTATTTTTATGATTTTTTTAGCAGGAAAAATATACAGAGTAGGGATTTTGATGTATGGAAATAAAGCTACCTTAAAGGAGCTTTGGAAGTGGATAAAAGGATAA
- a CDS encoding bifunctional UDP-3-O-[3-hydroxymyristoyl] N-acetylglucosamine deacetylase/3-hydroxyacyl-ACP dehydratase: protein MSDMQKTLQQEVTLSGIGLHTGKEVKLTMKPAKENTGFVFVRTDLEGHPQVEADVNYVVATERGTTLEKLGVKITTCEHLLAALVGCDIDNAILEMDASEPPILDGSSKYFVEAIESVGVVEQNVAREYLVVKEVLTYSDPATGSEITIIPSDTYEVTTMVDFGTKVLGTQNATLKNISEFKDEISSARTFSFLHELEMLLDHGLIKGGDISNAIVYVDKDLTPETTEKLKKAFGKDNVSIRPNGILDNLNLNYPNEAARHKLLDVIGDLALAGVKIKGKVIANKPGHYVNTQFAKKLNRQWKLQKKKNVPDFDLTKEPVFDINGIMKLMPHRPPFLLIDKILELSDSHVVGLKNVTMNEPFFVGHFPKEPVMPGVLQVEALAQTGGILVLASVPDPENYSTYFIKIDKVKFKRKVVPGDTIIFKIELIEPIRRGIVHMQGYGYVGDAIAVEAELMAQVAKNKVD, encoded by the coding sequence ATGAGTGATATGCAAAAAACGCTTCAGCAAGAAGTAACACTTTCCGGGATCGGACTTCATACTGGTAAAGAAGTAAAACTAACCATGAAACCTGCTAAAGAAAATACAGGTTTTGTTTTTGTAAGAACAGATCTTGAAGGGCATCCCCAGGTAGAAGCAGATGTGAACTATGTAGTAGCTACAGAAAGAGGAACAACACTAGAAAAATTAGGCGTAAAAATTACAACTTGCGAGCATCTTTTAGCAGCATTGGTAGGTTGTGATATCGACAATGCAATTCTCGAAATGGATGCTTCAGAACCTCCTATTTTGGATGGATCTTCGAAATATTTTGTTGAAGCTATTGAAAGTGTGGGGGTTGTAGAACAAAATGTTGCCAGAGAATATCTGGTTGTAAAAGAAGTTCTCACCTACAGCGATCCCGCTACTGGATCTGAAATCACAATCATTCCTTCAGATACTTACGAAGTAACAACAATGGTAGATTTCGGGACTAAAGTTTTGGGAACCCAAAATGCTACTCTTAAAAATATTTCAGAATTTAAAGATGAGATTTCCTCTGCAAGAACATTCAGCTTCTTACATGAGCTGGAAATGCTTTTGGATCACGGTCTTATTAAAGGTGGAGATATTTCCAATGCGATTGTATATGTAGATAAGGATCTCACTCCCGAAACTACAGAAAAACTGAAAAAAGCTTTCGGCAAAGATAATGTTTCCATAAGACCGAACGGAATTCTGGATAATTTGAATTTAAACTATCCTAATGAAGCAGCAAGACACAAATTACTCGACGTGATTGGTGACCTCGCTTTAGCAGGAGTGAAAATAAAAGGGAAAGTGATTGCCAACAAACCCGGACATTATGTAAATACCCAGTTTGCAAAAAAACTTAACCGCCAGTGGAAGCTGCAGAAAAAGAAAAATGTCCCGGATTTCGACCTTACGAAGGAACCCGTTTTTGATATCAACGGAATCATGAAGCTGATGCCTCACAGGCCACCGTTTTTATTAATTGATAAAATTCTGGAGCTTTCCGACTCTCATGTTGTAGGGCTGAAAAATGTTACCATGAACGAACCGTTTTTTGTTGGGCATTTTCCGAAAGAGCCTGTAATGCCTGGAGTTTTACAGGTAGAAGCTCTAGCGCAGACAGGAGGAATTCTTGTCTTGGCAAGTGTTCCGGATCCTGAAAATTACTCTACCTATTTCATAAAAATTGATAAAGTAAAATTCAAAAGAAAAGTAGTGCCGGGAGATACTATCATTTTCAAGATTGAATTGATCGAGCCGATCAGAAGAGGAATCGTCCACATGCAGGGCTATGGATATGTAGGAGATGCGATTGCGGTAGAAGCAGAATTAATGGCTCAAGTTGCAAAAAATAAAGTTGATTAA
- a CDS encoding porin family protein, which yields MKKILLPSVLLLSVMSFAQIDFSSTRFGVSAGGNLSAVKNAHNPSGRRLTVQAGVLALIPVGSANQFFIQPEIQYFGAGETGKDKDAKGKDGYDAVYANDYLSVPVSFKAYFSEAESEFFGLIGPRFNFLINQRVKDAPVSRPYYDPDVTVASLPDVDGKANSFNFGIGFGFGYSYKRQLEVTARYDFGLSNTYPGLDKEPNGTNKNKSEQVLSLGINYIFR from the coding sequence ATGAAAAAAATTTTATTACCCTCCGTCTTGTTATTGTCGGTGATGTCTTTTGCACAGATTGATTTCAGCAGTACAAGATTCGGAGTGTCTGCCGGAGGTAATCTTTCGGCAGTGAAAAACGCTCACAATCCCTCAGGAAGAAGACTTACAGTACAGGCGGGAGTTCTCGCTTTGATTCCTGTTGGAAGTGCAAACCAGTTTTTTATTCAGCCTGAAATACAATATTTCGGAGCAGGAGAAACAGGAAAAGATAAGGATGCTAAAGGTAAAGACGGTTATGATGCTGTTTATGCCAATGATTATCTTAGTGTACCGGTCAGCTTTAAGGCTTATTTTTCCGAAGCAGAATCAGAATTCTTCGGATTGATAGGGCCAAGATTTAATTTCTTGATAAATCAGCGTGTAAAAGATGCTCCTGTATCAAGACCTTATTATGATCCTGATGTTACTGTAGCGTCCTTGCCTGATGTCGATGGAAAAGCAAATAGCTTTAATTTTGGAATCGGGTTTGGGTTTGGCTATAGCTACAAAAGGCAGTTGGAGGTAACCGCGAGATACGATTTTGGACTTTCCAATACTTATCCCGGACTTGACAAAGAACCGAACGGAACCAATAAAAACAAATCTGAGCAGGTTCTAAGTTTAGGTATTAATTATATTTTCAGATAA
- the sucD gene encoding succinate--CoA ligase subunit alpha, giving the protein MSILVNKDSKVIVQGFTGNEGTFHASQMIEYGTNVVGGVTPGKGGSEHLGKPVFNTVADAVAKAGANVSIIFVPPAFAADAIMEAAEAGIKVIVCITEGIPVADMVKVKSYIADRDCRLIGPNCPGIITSEEAKIGIMPGFVFKKGKVGIVSKSGTLTYEAADQVVRAGFGISTAIGIGGDPIIGTTTREALELFINDPETEAVVMIGEIGGGLEAEAARWYKASGSTKPVVGFIAGQTAPKGRTMGHAGAIVGGAEDTAQAKMEIMRENGINVVDSPADIGVTVAKVLA; this is encoded by the coding sequence ATGTCAATTTTAGTAAACAAAGATTCTAAAGTAATTGTACAAGGATTTACGGGAAATGAAGGTACTTTCCACGCAAGCCAGATGATCGAATACGGAACCAACGTAGTAGGTGGTGTTACTCCGGGAAAAGGAGGAAGCGAGCACCTTGGAAAGCCGGTATTCAACACTGTAGCTGATGCCGTTGCAAAAGCCGGAGCAAACGTGAGTATCATTTTCGTACCGCCTGCATTTGCGGCTGATGCCATTATGGAAGCTGCAGAAGCAGGGATCAAAGTAATTGTATGTATTACCGAAGGTATTCCTGTAGCAGATATGGTGAAAGTAAAATCTTACATTGCCGACAGAGACTGCAGATTAATTGGTCCGAATTGCCCGGGAATCATTACTTCTGAAGAAGCTAAAATTGGTATTATGCCAGGTTTCGTTTTCAAAAAAGGTAAAGTAGGTATCGTTTCAAAATCAGGTACTCTTACTTATGAAGCTGCAGATCAGGTTGTAAGAGCCGGTTTCGGTATTTCTACAGCAATTGGTATTGGTGGAGACCCTATTATCGGGACAACTACCAGAGAAGCTTTGGAATTATTCATCAATGATCCTGAAACGGAGGCAGTGGTAATGATCGGAGAAATCGGTGGTGGTCTTGAAGCGGAAGCTGCAAGATGGTATAAAGCCAGCGGTTCTACAAAACCTGTCGTAGGTTTTATAGCCGGACAAACAGCTCCTAAAGGAAGAACAATGGGGCACGCAGGTGCTATCGTTGGTGGTGCTGAAGATACAGCTCAGGCAAAGATGGAGATCATGAGAGAAAACGGGATCAATGTAGTAGATTCCCCTGCTGACATTGGTGTTACCGTGGCTAAAGTATTAGCATAA
- the lpxA gene encoding acyl-ACP--UDP-N-acetylglucosamine O-acyltransferase, whose protein sequence is MIHQLAAVDKRAKISKNVIVEPFTTIAGDVEIGEGTWIGPNVTIMDGARIGKNCRIFPGTVISAIPQDLKFDGEDTQVIIGDETTIRECVTVNRGTKALGFTKIGKNCLIMATSHIAHDCVIGDHVIIVNGCGIAGHVEIGDYTVMGGLSAVHQFGKIGKHVMISGGTLVRKDIPPYVKVAREPMSYAGINSVGLRRRGFTNEKIFEIQKIYRAIFQMKMNVSQAISHIEKEMLPTAERDEILQFIQNSPRGIVKGYGTGKE, encoded by the coding sequence ATGATTCATCAATTAGCAGCCGTAGATAAGCGTGCGAAAATCAGCAAAAATGTAATCGTAGAACCTTTTACTACCATTGCAGGGGACGTCGAAATAGGAGAAGGAACATGGATAGGTCCCAATGTTACCATCATGGATGGTGCAAGAATTGGTAAAAACTGCAGAATTTTCCCGGGAACAGTAATTTCTGCAATTCCTCAGGATTTAAAATTCGATGGTGAAGATACCCAAGTTATTATCGGTGACGAAACTACTATCAGAGAATGTGTTACCGTAAATAGAGGAACAAAAGCACTCGGATTTACCAAAATCGGGAAAAACTGCCTCATCATGGCAACCTCGCACATTGCACATGATTGTGTAATTGGTGACCACGTGATCATTGTAAACGGTTGCGGTATTGCGGGACATGTAGAAATTGGTGATTATACTGTAATGGGAGGATTATCCGCAGTCCATCAGTTTGGTAAAATAGGCAAACATGTGATGATCTCCGGAGGAACGCTGGTAAGAAAAGATATTCCGCCTTATGTAAAAGTTGCGAGAGAACCAATGTCTTATGCCGGAATCAATTCTGTAGGATTAAGAAGAAGAGGATTTACGAATGAAAAAATATTCGAGATCCAAAAGATTTACAGAGCAATTTTCCAGATGAAAATGAATGTTTCCCAGGCGATTTCACATATCGAAAAAGAAATGCTGCCTACAGCCGAAAGAGATGAGATTCTTCAGTTTATCCAGAATTCTCCGAGAGGAATCGTCAAAGGATACGGAACCGGAAAAGAATAA
- a CDS encoding ABC transporter ATP-binding protein — translation MLKAEHIRKTYNAGKKVALDDFSIHVPKGSVYGLLGPNGAGKTSFIRIINQITQADSGDITINGQKLNPGHIRDIGYMPEERGLYKNMTVGDQLLYFGELKGMSKNDALNEAKKWFDKLHIDQWWKKKLSELSKGMAQKIQFVVTVLHRPNLLILDEPFSGFDPVNANLIKDQIIDLKNNGTTIILSTHRMESVEEMCDYVALINNSKKIIDGRVFDVREKFKKNIFGITLSEVQEFQLENFRKRYDIFNIINENNLISFDLKNETNQNDILLDLVNVGKVRSFDEKIPSMNEVFINAVSSNF, via the coding sequence ATGCTAAAAGCTGAACATATCAGAAAGACTTACAATGCCGGTAAAAAAGTAGCGCTGGATGACTTCAGCATCCATGTTCCGAAAGGAAGCGTGTATGGTCTTTTAGGACCGAACGGAGCTGGTAAAACTTCATTCATCCGCATCATTAATCAGATTACCCAGGCAGATTCGGGGGATATTACGATTAACGGGCAGAAACTCAATCCGGGTCATATTAGAGATATCGGCTACATGCCTGAAGAAAGAGGTCTTTATAAAAACATGACTGTGGGAGATCAGCTTCTTTATTTTGGGGAGCTTAAGGGAATGAGCAAAAATGATGCTTTGAATGAAGCAAAAAAATGGTTTGACAAGCTTCATATTGACCAATGGTGGAAAAAGAAGCTGTCTGAGCTTTCTAAAGGTATGGCGCAAAAGATTCAGTTTGTAGTTACCGTTCTTCACAGGCCCAATTTACTGATTCTTGATGAACCTTTTTCTGGTTTTGATCCTGTAAATGCCAATCTTATCAAAGATCAGATCATTGATCTTAAAAACAACGGAACGACCATTATTTTGTCTACACACCGCATGGAGAGCGTGGAAGAGATGTGTGATTACGTTGCGCTGATTAATAACTCAAAAAAAATTATTGACGGAAGGGTATTTGATGTAAGGGAAAAATTCAAAAAAAATATTTTCGGAATTACACTTTCGGAAGTACAGGAGTTCCAGCTTGAAAACTTCAGAAAAAGATATGACATTTTCAATATCATCAATGAAAATAATCTCATTTCCTTTGATCTAAAGAACGAAACTAATCAAAATGATATTTTGCTGGATCTTGTTAATGTTGGAAAAGTCCGATCGTTCGATGAGAAAATTCCGAGTATGAATGAGGTTTTTATTAATGCAGTAAGCAGCAATTTTTAA
- the efp gene encoding elongation factor P: protein MATSNDIRKGLCIEYSNDIYKVIEFLHVKPGKGPAFVRTKLKSVTNGKVIDNTFSAGHKIDEVKVITRKYQYLYDDENGFHFMNNDDFSQLYLNKEMIENSNLMKAGEEVTIILKEADETPLSAELPQSVYLEVVEADPGVKGNTATNALKNAIVETGARVMVPLFIEPGDKIKVSTEDASYLERVKE from the coding sequence ATGGCAACAAGTAACGATATCAGAAAAGGACTTTGCATTGAGTACAGCAACGATATTTATAAAGTTATCGAATTCCTTCACGTAAAACCAGGAAAAGGTCCTGCTTTCGTTAGAACAAAACTAAAATCTGTAACCAACGGAAAAGTAATTGATAATACCTTCTCTGCAGGTCACAAAATCGACGAAGTAAAAGTGATCACCAGAAAATATCAGTATCTCTATGATGATGAGAATGGATTTCACTTCATGAATAATGATGACTTCTCTCAATTATACCTGAACAAGGAAATGATTGAAAACTCAAATCTTATGAAAGCAGGTGAAGAAGTAACTATTATCCTGAAAGAAGCAGATGAAACTCCTCTTTCTGCAGAATTACCACAATCTGTTTACCTCGAAGTGGTGGAAGCTGATCCTGGTGTAAAAGGAAACACTGCAACCAATGCTCTTAAAAACGCGATCGTTGAAACAGGAGCAAGAGTAATGGTTCCTTTATTTATCGAACCGGGAGACAAAATTAAAGTAAGTACCGAAGATGCTTCTTACTTAGAGAGAGTTAAAGAATAA
- the hemB gene encoding porphobilinogen synthase, which produces MIHSRNRRLRVNESVRSLVRECTLTTSDFVMPIFVMEGKNIEEPIASMPGIFRRSIDLTVKECKELFSLGVKAVNLYMKVSDDLKDNTGKEAWNKNGLMQNTIRAIKDAVPEMVVMPDVALDPYSIYGHDGIIENGKIVNDATNDALARMSVSHAEAGADIVAPSDMMDGRVQVIREALEENGFTDVGILSYAAKYASSFYGPFRSALDSAPKDNKEIPKDKKTYQMDFHNSREALNEVFKDIEEGADIIMIKPGLPYLDIVSKVREAIDLPIAVYNVSGEYAMVKAAAQNGWLDNDKTIIESLTCFKRAGADMIFTYFAKEAAMILNR; this is translated from the coding sequence ATGATACATTCAAGAAATAGAAGGCTGAGAGTAAATGAATCTGTTAGAAGTCTGGTAAGAGAATGCACCCTTACTACAAGTGATTTTGTAATGCCGATCTTCGTAATGGAGGGCAAAAATATAGAAGAACCGATCGCATCGATGCCGGGGATTTTCAGGCGAAGCATTGATCTGACAGTAAAAGAGTGTAAGGAATTATTTTCTTTAGGAGTAAAAGCAGTCAATTTGTACATGAAAGTGTCAGATGATCTTAAGGACAATACTGGAAAAGAAGCCTGGAACAAAAACGGATTAATGCAAAATACGATCAGAGCCATAAAGGATGCTGTTCCGGAAATGGTAGTAATGCCTGATGTAGCTTTGGATCCGTACTCCATTTATGGTCACGACGGGATTATTGAAAACGGTAAAATCGTAAATGATGCTACCAACGACGCTTTGGCAAGAATGTCAGTTTCCCATGCGGAAGCTGGAGCAGACATTGTGGCGCCAAGTGATATGATGGACGGAAGAGTGCAGGTAATCCGTGAAGCATTAGAGGAAAACGGATTTACCGATGTAGGAATCCTAAGTTATGCGGCAAAATATGCGAGCTCTTTTTATGGCCCCTTCAGAAGTGCTTTAGACAGTGCACCGAAAGATAATAAGGAAATTCCGAAGGATAAAAAAACATATCAGATGGATTTTCATAATTCACGGGAAGCATTGAACGAAGTGTTCAAGGATATTGAAGAAGGCGCAGATATTATCATGATTAAACCCGGACTTCCATATCTGGATATTGTTTCTAAAGTTCGTGAGGCTATTGACCTTCCGATAGCAGTGTACAATGTAAGCGGAGAATATGCAATGGTAAAAGCGGCAGCACAGAACGGCTGGCTGGACAACGATAAAACCATTATCGAAAGTCTTACATGCTTTAAAAGAGCCGGAGCCGATATGATTTTTACGTATTTTGCCAAAGAAGCGGCCATGATTTTAAATAGATAA
- a CDS encoding T9SS type A sorting domain-containing protein → MKKLLLLFIFLGAFVGFSNNAKAQIKEPSAFSQKADDGVLVAYPNPAKDFLIVKAKDSNLKIKSVTFYSILGTQVANYSVNMNSGEINIEKLKPGKYLIRYILSDNTMKVTQIVKQ, encoded by the coding sequence ATGAAAAAACTTTTACTTTTATTTATCTTTTTAGGCGCTTTTGTTGGATTTTCCAACAATGCTAAAGCTCAGATAAAGGAGCCGTCAGCATTTTCTCAGAAAGCTGATGATGGTGTCCTGGTTGCCTATCCGAATCCTGCAAAGGACTTTTTAATCGTTAAGGCAAAGGATTCAAATCTTAAAATTAAAAGTGTGACCTTCTATTCCATCTTAGGAACTCAGGTTGCTAATTATTCGGTAAATATGAATTCGGGGGAAATTAATATTGAAAAGTTAAAGCCCGGAAAATATTTGATTCGCTATATATTGAGCGACAACACCATGAAGGTTACACAAATCGTTAAACAATAA